In one window of bacterium DNA:
- the carA gene encoding glutamine-hydrolyzing carbamoyl-phosphate synthase small subunit has product MRELRPAILALEDGRVFRGRAFGAWADAEGELVFNTAMTGYQEILTDPSYRGQMVVMTYPHIGNYGVIPGDEESRRVWTEAFIVKEICRRPSHHRAVGDVDGYLKKFGVPGIEGIDTRALTRHIREAGALKAVLSSTTLDADILIERAKLSPGLEGRDLVQDVTCAKAYRMGESGKPLCVAYDLGAKREIFEQLAERFFLEIVPAGESAEDVLLREPDAVFLSNGPGDPAALGHIVENVKKLLGKVPLVGICLGHQILAQALGARTFKLKFGHHGANHPVQHRITRKVAITSQNHSYAVDPKSFQKGTITTHLNLNDQTCEGLMCAEPPVFSVQYHPEACPGPHDARELFDRFYAFCRGEE; this is encoded by the coding sequence ATGCGCGAGCTCAGGCCCGCTATTCTGGCGCTCGAGGACGGGCGCGTCTTCCGGGGCCGCGCTTTCGGCGCGTGGGCCGACGCCGAGGGCGAGCTCGTCTTCAACACCGCCATGACCGGCTACCAGGAGATCCTCACCGATCCCTCCTATCGCGGCCAGATGGTCGTCATGACCTATCCCCACATCGGGAACTACGGCGTTATTCCCGGCGATGAGGAGTCCCGCCGGGTGTGGACCGAGGCCTTCATCGTCAAGGAGATCTGCCGGAGGCCGAGCCACCACCGCGCGGTGGGGGACGTGGACGGCTACCTCAAAAAATTCGGCGTCCCCGGCATCGAGGGGATAGACACCCGGGCCCTCACGCGCCACATCCGCGAGGCGGGCGCCCTCAAGGCGGTGCTCTCCTCCACCACACTCGATGCGGACATTTTGATCGAGCGCGCGAAGCTGAGCCCCGGTCTCGAGGGGCGCGATCTGGTGCAGGATGTGACCTGCGCCAAGGCCTACCGCATGGGGGAGAGCGGAAAGCCGCTCTGCGTGGCCTATGACCTCGGGGCGAAGCGCGAAATCTTCGAGCAGCTGGCCGAGCGGTTTTTCCTCGAAATCGTCCCCGCCGGGGAGAGCGCCGAGGATGTCCTCCTGCGCGAGCCCGACGCCGTCTTTCTCTCCAACGGCCCCGGCGATCCCGCCGCCCTCGGCCACATCGTCGAGAACGTGAAAAAACTCCTCGGCAAGGTGCCCCTCGTCGGCATCTGCCTCGGCCACCAGATCCTCGCCCAGGCCCTCGGCGCCCGGACCTTCAAGCTCAAATTCGGCCACCACGGCGCGAACCATCCCGTCCAGCACCGGATCACCCGCAAGGTCGCCATCACGAGCCAGAACCACTCCTACGCCGTCGATCCCAAGAGCTTCCAAAAGGGCACCATTACCACCCACCTCAACCTCAACGATCAGACCTGCGAGGGCCTCATGTGCGCCGAGCCCCCCGTCTTCTCGGTCCAGTACCACCCCGAGGCCTGCCCCGGGCCCCACGACGCGAGAGAGCTGTTCGATCGGTTTTATGCGTTTTGTCGAGGGGAGGAGTAG